Proteins encoded in a region of the Pocillopora verrucosa isolate sample1 chromosome 11, ASM3666991v2, whole genome shotgun sequence genome:
- the LOC131795258 gene encoding solute carrier family 35 member E3, translated as MHKAVLTLGLLINICSSICIVFLNKWLYVHHGFPNMTLTCIHFTTTYIGLRLCAFFNVFQPKRLSVLKVAPLSLAFCGFVVFTNLSLQNNTVGTYQLAKALTTPTIVAIHTFFYNKSYSTQIKLTVIPIIVGVFLNSYYDVKFNWVGTFYASLGVIVTSVYQVWVGTKQKEFQANFMQLLYYQAPISAAMLAVAVLIFEPLTSEKGLLSSWSGSSILVVLASGVVAFSVNLSIYWIIGNTSPVTYNMVGHLKFCIILMGGYFIFHDPLRTNQMMGVATTLAGIIAYTHFKLAEQNNLTLPTVTRKV; from the exons ATGCATAAAGCTGTACTGACGCTGGGGTTGCTCATTAACATATGTTCCTCGATTTGTATCGTTTTCCTGAACAAATGGCTCTATGTTCACCATGGCTTCCCGAACATGACTCTAACATGTATCCACTTTACCACCACGTATATTGGTCTCCGCCTGTGCGCTTTCTTCAATGTTTTTCAGCCAAAAAGGTTGTCTGTACTTAAAGTGGCTCCGCTATCATTGGCGTTTTGTGGCTTCGTGGTGTTCACAAATCTCAGCCTTCAGAATAACACAGTTGGAACATATCAGTTAGCGAAAGCCCTGACCACACCGACCATTGTGGCAATCCACACGTTCTTTTATAATAAGAGTTATTCAACACAAATCAAGTTAACAGTT ATTCCAATCATTGTGGGAGTGTTTTTAAACTCTTATTATGATGTCAAGTTCAACTGGGTTGGCACTTTCTATGCAAGTTTGGGTGTGATAGTGACATCTGTCTATCAAGTG TGGGtaggaacaaaacaaaaagaattccAAGCAAATTTTATGCAGCTCCTGTATTACCAG GCCCCTATTTCTGCAGCCATGTTAGCAGTAGCTGTTCTTATTTTTGAACCATTAACATCAGAGAAAGGACTTCTGTCTTCCTGGTCTGGATCTTCAATT ctggtGGTATTAGCATCTGGTGTGGTGGCTTTCAGTGTGAATCTATCAATCTACTGGATTATTGGAAACACATCTCCTGTGAC ATACAACATGGTGGGACATTTAAAATTCTGCATTATTCTCATGGGaggttatttcatatttcatgaTCCACTCCGTACCAACCAAATGATGGGTGTGGCTACAACCCTCGCAGGAATCATAGCTTACACACATTTTAAACTTGCAGAGCAGAATAATTTGACTCTGCCAACAGTCACCAGAAAAGTCTAA
- the LOC131795342 gene encoding F-box only protein 7-like: protein MKLRAVLNKRREVLELSGDAITLSHCRQAVQRKFGLRENSFNLSLNGKDILENDSVLLRDLGIVNGDLIHVLLNNDEEEITSDNLSAPGSSRSTVHSTPTPSFHSTEPVAGPSQVRSVLSTHGKQHDEQSKEKTREAGTENVQHHPGSFSSVSSAGSVSSVRSLVLCREGIPSMLEDLYRATGVGTIHQAAWVVIRVLMLETGFICGLEEPTEMGKVEKLNRDEPSKAWKTGGIVKVMYTHSSCPGLTCSLTCTSLGPYMMLHGHTNSVAKSDIYQCKLQPTDFVRGNVDLKTSGALSVYYNLHRLSRLFKDQVAYPLLSFMRAALGLPQLCGFMAVPAEVKLMILGNLPVQSIINVSCTCRELRSLSSDSTLWQHLVLRDFDASVKEQTRSWKATYIHLYKQRKTQEQMRMQVMVPPHGIYPPDYGLGAQRYRGDTFPPGIIGGHRDLFPNLPFMPGGINPTPGISPGTGLPRPRFDPFGPLPDINQNPGPSRRGRHPDRHFNPSRGFPPRFL, encoded by the exons atgaaactgagaGCTGTCTTGAATAAGCGTAGAGAAGTGCTCGAATTGTCAGGAGATGCAATAACCTTGAGTCACTGTCGCCAAGCTGtccaaagaaaatttggtttgag agaaaacaGTTTTAATCTGAGCCTGAATGGGAAAGATATTTTAGAGAATGACTCTGTACTCCTCAGAGACCTGGGAATAGTAAATGGTGACTTGATCCACGTTCTGCTTAACAACGATGAGGAAGAAATAACATCAGATAACCTCAGTGCTCCTGGTTCTTCAAGATCTACTGTGCATAGTACTCCTACACCCTCCTTTCACTCCACAGAACCGGTAGCTGGTCCATCCCAG GTGAGGTCAGTGTTGTCTACACATGGAAAACAACATGATGAacagagtaaagaaaaaaccaGAGAGGCAGGAACTGAAAATGTTCAGCATCATCCAGGGTCTTTTTCATCTGTGTCAAGTGCAGGATCTGTGTCATCCGTTAGATCTCTGGTTCTTTGTCGGGAAGGAATTCCATCTATGTTAGAAGACTTATATAGAGCTACAGGGGTTGGAACCATTCACCAGGCTGCATGGGTTGTTATTCGTGTTTTGATGTTAGAGACTGGTTTTATCTGTGGGTTAGAG GAACCAACAGAAATGGGGAAAGTGGAGAAACTGAACAGAGATGAACCCTCTAAGGCATGGAAGACAGGTGGTATTGTTAAAGTGATGTACACACATTCATCTTGTCCTGGTTTAACCTGCTCCCTGACGTGCACCTCTCTTGGTCCATACATGATGCTACATG GTCACACTAATTCAGTTGCAAAAAGTGACATTTATCAATGCAAGTTACAACCAACTGACTTTGTCAGGGGAAATGTGGATCTCAAAACAAGTG GAGCCTTGTCAGTGTATTATAACCTTCATCGGCTGTCAAGGTTATTTAAGGATCAAGTTGCTTATCCATTGTTGTCCTTTATGAGAGCTG cTCTAGGACTACCACAATTATGTGGTTTTATGGCTGTACCTGCAGAAGTTAAG ctgATGATTCTTGGAAATCTTCCAGTTCAGAGCATTATAAATGTTTCTTGCACTTGCAGAGAACTGAGATCTCTTTCAAGTGATTCCACATTATGGCAGCACCTTGTGTTGAGAGATTTTG ATGCAAGTGTTAAGGAACAAACCAGAAGCTGGAAGGCA ACATACATTCATTTgtacaaacaaaggaaaacccAGGAGCAAATGAGGATGCAAGTTATGGTACCGCCTCATGGAATATACCCCCCTGATTATGGTTTAGGTGCACAGCGTTACAGGGGGGACACATTTCCACCTGGTATAATAG GTGGGCACAGAGATCTTTTTCCAAATCTGCCATTTATGCCTGGTGGCATTAATCCAACACCTGGCATCTCACCAGGGACTGGTTTGCCACGACCTCGATTTGACCCTTTTGGACCCTTACCAGACATAAATCAGAATCCTGGGCCATCGCGACGAGGGAGACATCCAGATCGACACTTTAATCCTTCAAGAGGCTTCCCTCCTAGATTCTTGTAG